The genomic window GTCGTCATAGTCCTCCTTCTCCCACTTAAGATAGGCATCATGCCAGACCTGTCCTGATCCACAGGTACGTGGTTAGAACCTGGTTCCTCTCAtcctgcacacagacaaaagaaagacaTACGCTGAGAGAGATGGTGGTAAATTTCCAGGAAGTTCACATAGGTGTAAATTAAACTTGCAGGTTGTTCCTGAATATCATACCAGTCCCTCCTTTATACGCCAGCACAGTACTATGCAGTGCTGACCTCTGGTGGTCTATACAGGAACAGCAGATTGAATGGCTGCACGTAAGAGAGGcacatatttgttttgtaactCTAAATGTGGAGCAATGAGCAAATTAAAGGGGCATTCCACTGATTATACACAACAAAATTCATTCATTGGTCACTAAGAGTACCACACAGACTGTGAGACAGAATATTTGGCAGCTGGATCagtttttaccttttcttttttatgtttcctTTGCATGTCCCTTCCTTTTAATACTTGCTGGTATGGGACATACAGCTGGACTTTAATTTGGCTTTAACTAGATCTTAATTTATAGTGggtataataaaataattattagggAAACACATAGAGTCTAATGACATGAAATGAGAATCTATTAACATCAGAAATGTGTAGATTCAGTTATATGTTTATTACTGAGGGCATAGTTAAAGGTCATGTTGCACTGCACTACATTATATATTGAAAGTTGTACTTTACCTACATGAGGGGGAAGAATATTAGAAACTGAATATAATGGCAACACTATGACCTCAGTAATGAAACTTAACTttataaacacaataaaagtaGACATTATGGCAGAACAGTTGTACTGAACTGTGCATATGCCAACATGATTGTCCCCTGCTGTTTGGAGCATTTTCACCACagagtgatttgtttttttatgattaaTCTTTGCGTAATGGTCATTTATCTTAACTGTTTGTATTCTTATCTTCACTCTTATTCTAATGGCAATTCTTCACTGCACAGTGGTCATTTTTAGCACAGCTTCTCTGCTTTTTATTGCATGTGTTCTACTAGAACCTTTAATCtttcaagtttaaaaatgtGGCAGTTAGAGGAGCCATGAACAACAGCAGTTTTTGATCCCTGTCTTCCCATAATCACCTTCATCATTTGACAGATTGAGGTTTATCTTCTTAAAATATGAAGAAGCTGAGCCCACCTATACAAAGTGATGCTATGTGACCAAGCATAGAGCAAGTGTTTACTAGTCTGTCTAGTGGACATCCTAAAGTTTCAAAAGGAGCTAAATACATCTAGATGATTCCTCTAGAAATGTATATATTATGTAATGAATTCACAAAATACGAAGTATTTTTTCCATGTAATGTGGTGTTGTTGGTACAACCATAAAACATGGTGGTGAATATTCACTCAGTATAGTTTAGCATTGAAAGAAGAAGGTACAGAATATGTGATGTGTGATTTCTTTAAAGATATATAGGGGAACATCAAAAGAGAACTTTCTATGTGGTTAAAGAGTTGTGTCCATGTGTTGTGCCGTCACTGTATCTCTCAATCTATACAGGGTAATGATATGTATTTGAGTTTCCTCTCTACTCACCATATCTTTGATCTGTGACAGTGTGATCTGCAGCGACACATTGAGGGCTCTGTCAGTGTCCTCCACAGGTCTCAGAGCATTGGAGTAGTCCTCCATCAAGGTCATTCAGAAGTTTGCGGGCATAATGACCCTGGGCGCCGTGGGACACTTGGGGGACGAACAAAACAGAGGGTGGGTACAACACACATGGAGGAAAGAAATGTTAGATTAGACAGGGAAATTCTGAATTGCAGACAAGAAAAGTTGCAGAAAACATGGTAGACTGGGCTTAAAGGGAATAAACAAATCAGTCATATAAAAATCAAACAGATCTATCATGCAGAACTGACCTTGTACCAAAAGGCTAATCCAAACCATCAGCGCTGCCTTCCTCATTTTCAACCAGTCACAAGGCGGGGGATCAATTATTCAGCAAAGCACTCGCTGAGACAGCCCGGGTCCAAATCCAGAGTGTCACTCTATTCTGATCTCCATTTTCCCCTGCTGAGGCTGAGCGAGCCGAGAACCACAGAAAATTCTCGAAAATCTTACATCCTGTCAGAAGCTCTGAATGCTTCACTAGCTGTTAGTTGCAGTTcgtctctgtcactgtctctctgtgtgtgatcGCTGCTCTGGAACAGGACCCGGGGGCtatcattcacacacacacacaaaaacacacatacaggtacACTGCAGTATCACATAGCACACAGGGTGTAATGTGATGCCTGCAGCCCTATCCACTTGTGTACATGACCACAACCAGCTGTAtgacacacaggcatgcacacacacacatgcatacacactgaaCCTTACTGCATTACACAGCTAACGACgtgtcagtcacacacatacaatgacACTTTCTTACTCATGCTCAGGTCATTcaagatgaacacacacacacacacacacacacacacatatgtcaGTGATGATGTGACACATGTCATACACAGGCTACCACATGACAATTAATGCAACTCCAGAATCAAGTTTCACCCTGTAAATAGGAATCTTTAACATGAAGACAGTGACGCTGTACACTGGCTGTAGATCAGTGACAACAGTAGATTTCATCCTCACTTAGTCTGTATGTTGTGGAGAGGAATCAGTAACCAGAAACTGAGGTCAACTAACTGACCTTTGAAATGTCCAGCAGTCATGACATCTTTACGGTTTCGCATTATCTTAACATGTTGGTTTACACCACTGTATTTGTCTAATATTTTCATCATACAGCAAATGATTTCTGTTGGGTTTTAGTGTTTTCATCCTGTATCATGTTTCAAATTTATTGATAAAACTGTTTATATTACATGAGAtttatactttgttttatttcattttaactttttcatcTTCACATGTCCTAAACTTTATTGAATCTGTGTATCATGTATTCAAGGACAACACTAAATAATACCACTAAAATGGCTATTACTAGtaagaaggaaaagaagaagaaaatattttaagcataatttttggagaaaaatgcagaaaagtcTCCATCTGCACATGAGGAAAAGATGAGCAGGGAGAAGAATGGATGTAGGGGAAGCTAATtagctataaaaaaaaaaaaaaagacagctaGCTCTCTGTACATGCATATGTATCAACTttgtgtgagtggttgtttcagtttcagtcgTTTAATATATTCTCATATATTcttatttataaaaatattacaattaGAGAAGCAGGcaagtaaatgaaaatgtttctggttaTCAACATGTGCTGTCAAGGTTTCCTGATGTGGGTAACGATAGGAGAGCTGCTGTTTGAGAGTTTGTGGTTTGTGAAGCAGGGTATAATGTCAGCtgcaaaaattaaaacatatagCCTTTTTGAAGCAACGTGTCTTTTTCAGTCTGTACAGAATTATTACACCTTCTGTCCTTAGGAAGAAACCTTTCACaggaagagcaacagaggagggataCCTCCTCCAGCACAGACATGCAATAGATGTTTCATGTAAAGAATGAACGAAACTAatacagagggggagagaggggctGGGACTTATGGTGGACGAAGATCCAAAACATCTGGAATGAGGGACTGACAAccaggaaaaggagagaggtcTCAGGGCAGCCGATAGTCCAGCACACAGAGCCTGGGTGAAAACGAAGgacaaggaggagaaaatatgaggggcagagggagagaaagaagaaagaggacaaCTATGTGCTTGAGGGTTAGAGAGATGCGGTGGTTATCAGAAAGTctcatcagcaggacaacatggactGACTGTACTTACTAGGATTAATGGATTCATTGAGACTGAGAAGGGCCTGCTGGTGGGAGCATAGTAACAGGTACAAGCCCTGAAGTAATCAAAGGACAAACAACTAACTTATTTTAGAGCAAAATTTGGATGTGAGTCAGTGCATGGATTATACCACTTCACAAGAAGCAGACGTGTCCTTGTAGTTTACCGTAAATTGGTGCTTTTGTCTCAAGAATTCATTGTATCAATATGAAATGTCACTAAGGTTCTACTCTGTTATTCTGCAGAGTAGGGCACAGGGTGATGTGATGTGTTAATGTGTCACTGAGTTTCTGTGGTACTGAGCTCGCATAGGACaggtgtttcctgtgtgtgtgtgtgtgtgagagagagagagagaaagagagtgtgtgtgtgtgtgtgaaggaagaAAGTGAGAAATACTGTCATTGTATAAGTGTAAAAGTTGAAGATGAATTTTGTAAACcagggttttttgttgttttttattttattgtaaatatgtgtgcagggttaaatgtgtgttgtttgtgtgtgtgtgtatgagagagagagggagagaaagagagagagagagagagagattaacaCAATATAGTCTATGCactatataaacaaatataggggacacagagactgacagaaaaagcaaagagtTAGAAAGAGCtaaggaagtgtgtgtgtatgatacCATGATTATCGCCCTCCTACAATGATCAGCTGTGTCTGATGAACAATGATCACCTGCTGTCATTTTACCTGTTTGGTACTTTAGTAATCTTAAGCAGGGTGAGTGTGGAGTCAGATTTGTGTCAATATAATCAAAGAGAACCTATTAAATATTGAACAAAAATAAGAATTTGagagacaataaaactcactgAGGCAAAGAAACAGTCATCTCAAAAGTAAAACATAACTTGAAAAGAAATGATTTGCTTAACCTTTTACTTTTTTGGATTATATATccttttgtttacatttctctctcactgatCAGACTTCTGAGCTGAACCTACTAACACTGTGTAGCCAACACCTGATGTATCTTAGGCAAacagagctccactgttgtcCAGAAACTGGGACTGTTGAGCAGAACAGAAGCTgctattaatgttattagtaacaaGTCAAACGCCAGccactaaaactaaaactaaaagtaGGACTGACATGTTGTTGGTTTCGGTCTTTAATGGCATCTgttcacaataacaaaaatgtcaactgttgCCAGTGTTATCCTTTAAAGTCAGATATATATATCACTTTGAAACACTGACAATTCTACAATTAGCAGTGCTATTTTGTCAATGATAAGATATTCTTAGTGTAAAGATATAAATCCAACATGAAGTAGTACAAGGCTGTATAAAACTGGGATGGGATTGGTTGACAGGGGGAGtagctgattggctgttgttatagcaggaaaagcacaggtgctGTGAATAACACTAACGATGGCTCTCCTCAGTTTAGCTGTACCAGTAAACACACATCAATGAGCCTTGAGTACCAGAGCCTTGAGTaaacaacacataaatgaaATGCAACCATTACTAATAAGTTATATGTTACACATGTGCTTCTTCTGCTGTGATatgccaaaatgtctgctgtgaaaaaggcctgtttAGCGGCTCCTTGGATAACATCAGAGGCCCCTGAGAGGTAAGTACAACCACTATCACACTCCTGTATACCCtgtatgcagtgtgtgtgcgtgtgacagagagagaaagagagagagagagagacagagagagcgagagggaatAGGCATTGTGGTAGTTGTGGGACAGCGCACAATGAGAGATGAAAGATCTGACCACAGCAGGCAGTCAAACATGCTGAAGTGTCAAAGTGAAGCATTTGTCTTTGTTGCTTGTCACTCAAAAATTACCAATGtgcagacatttaaatgtgatCTACTTATATTTCATCTTCTAGCTATATTGTTGGACTAGAACACAGTTTTGTGAATGAATTGTTTGATTCTTGCCCTCTGTGTCAGATGATACAGTCGTTAGTGCCCTAAACAACTTGTAAAAGATAATAATAGTTAGAAGTTTAATATAGTAGAATAATACAAGGAAGTGTTTCATCTAATTACTTCTAATACTTAACTGGTTTCTCAGTATcttgaatttagatttttttttttttctttttttctttttttccatgttaTACTACATGAAGAAATAGAGTTGGTGAACATATAGAGACTCATTTGGTCTGAGTGTCCTGTGCATGTGATATCTACAGGGCTCTGTATTATGTGTAAGTGTATGGGTCAGGTTGCCTATGTAAGCACgtgttatgtgtgtgcataagaATGAGTGAACGAGTCGTTCTGTGTTGTGTGCACGAGTTCGACAGTATAATGTACATATTTGTGTGCGAGCTGGGATGtggttaggtttttttttttttcagcatatCCTTGAAAAGCCTGTGTTGTACCTCTCATCCTTGGTGACTCTGAACGCCACATGAGACAGAGACACGTAGAGAAAGAGCGGGAGAAAACATGAGGGGGGAAGGAACAGCTTCTCTGagcttttctttattcttttcctGGTTGTTTTCTGTTCCTGGTCGTCTCTTGCTTGCTCTTTCATTATCGTTAGCATTAAGTATTTCACAGAGAATAGTTTTAGTACAGTCCCTAGTTACCGTCAGTCTCACTGTAGGTAGTCCTactaaatacacaaaataagtATATTTAAGACCATGATACTGTTGAGTATAAGATGTTTTCTTCTAATTTGGATTTGTACTCTAAATATAAACTGTGTCCTCTGTTGTACAAGTCCTAAAACCCTGTATGGCATATTTGTTAATTTGGgctaaataattaaaactgttttaactcGGATAGATACAAAGGTTTAAAGTCTCATCTGTAATTATTAATTATCTTAAATgataaagaaacaaagataATTTTATTAATCAAAGTATACAACTGTTCCATACTTTGCATGGTTTGCATTTTAGCACTCATGACTCTGAATTAAGCACTTTTGAGTAAAGTactacagacaaacaacacacGTCTGAAAACATTTATGGGTTTatacagaaaatattatttaaccTAACCATCATTCAGAAAATAGTCTGGAACAATCTAGTCAAAGTCATGATGCGACACTTGTATTGCAGCCCACCTATGTctaaaaatctataaattattTGTATATAAACATACAATATAATGTGTTTCCTAATGCAGATTTCACAAAAGTTTGGCAAATGGTAGCTTAATACCTCATATTGTATACATTTTGTACATAAGATGTATTATATTAAGTTTGTACATGAGACACATAGTACATTGGAATGTGGCCATAAAAGTATAATACACACAAAGTATGTTCACATACAAAGTGTCTTAATTAAACCTTTTACAGTGTATATTATTCTTATAGAGTTTATCTGGGTATAAACGTTTcttaatgaacacacactgaaattcaacaaatttaatttaacaaataTCCAACACAAACTacttcaaaaacagaaagggaTACAAAGGGAAGATAACACAACCATTACtgagaaaaatgactgaatacatttaaaatacattttaaaaacttgtaGATTATTGGATGATCTTTCACAATTTTAGACATTTAACTCCCTCTACAATTCAGTCATTCAGTAACGGCAAAGTCTGTTGAATCCCTATTTTAAATCTATGAAATAAAATTAGTTGTTTCAGTAACAGGcaacaacagtgacagtttgCAAGATACACAGGTAGCAAACCGTACCTTAATACTTTccttatgtttttaaaagaagGTATAAAGTTTGATGACAATGACGATGCAGAAAAAATCCACTGTAGCCATATGTGACATTTCTTCAATGCCATTGCCATgggtcaaaatttcaggtgtTGATGTTTcacattgcttcattttattttagaacaTTTTTTGTAATCGTTCCTCTGacaatataaaatacatttctcaattaattcaatttttttAATGGCCATTATTATATACATTTCAATGCATCTGATGTCTGAgtaaacatttcaaacagtaaaaatacagatatCTTTAAACAGATTTGACAGATCTaatctaaaaagaaaatatagagAATATTCTGTATGTAGAGCCTGGTACAACAAAACTGTTCTTCTGGACTCTGAGCCGAcacttacattattttattcttaataGTTGAAACTTTTGATGAGAAATGGCTGCACTTTGTTCACACCATAATTTGCTAATTTCCAATTAATCAAAAACTTTTAGGAGCAAATGTTTTCCTCATGTGATTTTGGCAAATGTGCAAATCACACTGTGAAAGTTCCAGTCAACTGTAAAAAACATTACTTGTAAAGGCACTTTTTTGGTTTACGCTACAACTGAAAAGTTAATTTGATGCAGCCTCAACCTCCATATTAATACACTTCCTCTTTGCATTGCTTATTAGTAAAACAATTAGAGAAACTATATGTTGAATACATCGCCATTAAAgctttaaatgctttaaatcAGATTAAAGTCTCACGAAAAACCTCTgatgtttcatttgaaaaacCTGTggttcacttaaaaaaaaaaacagatgagaagAATCAAAGAAATTCTTCTCTTTACGTCGCTCCCTGGATCAAACAAAAGTACAACTTCCATTTGTACATTTGCACGAGGATTTATTTGGTGTATGATTAAATTAATGTATTCTCAGTTTTAAATATGGTTTAAGTTGAGGTTAGTCTTGGATGGAGGGGCAGGACACCCTGTTAGTGAAGAAGAACCCTACATACATGAAACAAATGCACCTCTGGGTTCTTGTACCTCTATGAGCCCTCACTGAGTTTGAAAAGCACACTAACACCCATAATTAGACAAGTCATCGCGTGACAGTTCAAGCCACCGagtcagggtcaaaggtcaaaagaCTTTGCACTGGTTTATGCTGAATATGCGTCTCCTGGCCTGCTTCCTGGCCTGGTTCACAGCCGTCCGCACCGCATACTCAAACACCTGCTGCACGCCTCGGTTGCTTAAAGAGGAGCACTCCAGATAGCCTTTAGCGTGGATTTCATGAGCCACACGTCTGCCCTCCGCCGCTGAGATGCAGATGCTCCGATAAGCCCCCGCCTCCCGCAGGTCTGTCTGGGTGGCCACGACCAGCACTGGCACCCGGGGCAGGTTCTCCCGAACCTCGGCGATCCACTTGTGCTGGACGTTGGCCAGCGAGTTAGGGTTGGCCACGGAGTAGCAGATGAGGACAATGTCGGCCTGCTGGTACGACCTTGGTCGGATTTGTCTGAAGTTGTCATTACCGGCCGTGTCCCACAACCCCAGGCTGATCTGAACCCCGTCCATGTACACCTCCACCCCTGTGTTCTCAAACACTGTGGGCTTATAGGTGTCCGGGAAGGTCTCTGAAGTGAAGCGGACCAGCAGGGCCGTCTTGCCGACCGCGCTGTCCCCGACCAGGACGCACTTCACTGACATCTCTTCTAAACCATTCATGGTAGCTGCTGGTGTTCTCACTCACTCAAGATTTGGAAAAAGTCTTAGGGGCGGCTTTTCTGTGACTTATTGGTGAGACAAAGGGTTCTTGGGGTACTCAAAACCAGCAATCACTCTGCAAGTGCTGTACTTCCGTGTGCAGGTGGTACTTTTCATAGTAGGTGATCTGCAGGCCTGCCTTGTTGTAATTCCTTTCAGAGTTCAGTGATGGTTCAGCTTGTTTAACCAACTTATGAGGtctctgctttcagtctttaatCATAGGTATGTACAGTCTGCAGTTCCCCAGGAGTGGGCTTTATGTCCGCTTCACATAACCTCTCAGTTCTGTGGGCCCTCTCGGCTCAGTGCACTTCCGCTCTGCCTCTGCAGCGTGGTGGTCAGGTTCTCGTCCTTCTCTCTGATGACCTTAAAGACCGTCATTCTGTCCAGACAGGTCTAACCTCTCAGCACTGAAGAGGAAGATCTACCGAGAAAAAGAGCGAGGAAGGGGAGGATACATTATGAACGTGAGGCGTCTGTAAACATCGTAAGTCATCTTAAAAGGACAGAGCGTTTAGAAACTGAAAAGCTTCAGCAAATTGTTCATTTAACTGAAACTTTATTTGTGAGTTACTACAGACAGTCAACAAATGTCTCTCGTATAATGTATAGCGTACTGTGGAAGATGACAGCAGCATAGCTCTCAGTACAATACGTTTTCTGTGAGAAATGATAAATATCTGCTTAAACAACATAGAAGTAGTCGACTGCTGGAGTACTGGATGTGACAGATGGCATAGGACTTTTCATTTTGTAACCTCAAAAATTCATATTTACAGATAAACGCAAAAGCATAAAGCGTTGAAAATATGGCAAAGTACAGATTAAATACGGAAGTAAAGATTCCTCTGTTTGGGTGTGACCCAGAAAGCTTGATCCTGAAGACATTAACAGGTGCTCTGTAACAACACACAGGTCTTTGTGTTGTTAAGACACATTTGTCTCCTTTAACTTTAATATCTCTGCCTTATGTAAGAACCAGCCCTGATTCTGTAGTTAACACCATAAACAAACCTGATAATGGCTGAGGATGTCtccttgtgttgttgtttgacacagtgacacaagtTAATCTTGATAGATTTTattactgtgaaaaaaacaaactctgctgATGGTTTCTTATGACTTCTCTGGTTAATCAAACTGACGGTTTTACAATCGTACTGAAGAACCAGAGATAACAAGTCATAACCTCAAAACCACCTGCcatctcacacactcactcatctAGATGGAAAGACCCCCATGAAGTAGATGGGACACTTGAATCAGTGGTTTTTCCACAGTTTAACTTTCTGAATTTTCTCACAAGAAAacgttttagttttattttctcaggtTATTGTCAGAGGAagaattaatgaataaataaagtaagAAACAAGGATCAAATTCTTAGCTCAGATGATGAAATCATTTAACTATTTAACTGCATGTACAAACCACGTTTATATTGTAGTTTACGATGAAATATTCATTCACacttactttttatttatgctttttattttaatgagaGTCTGAGAATAGGCCTACATCCTGGAGATctcagtttcacattttaaagttttaattttgAAACAAGTTTAGGTTTTTGTCCAAGTTATGTCTCATTCTTATCACATTAGAATAGAAATGATTATTAACCATGAAGGTCCGTGTAAAACGCTGCTGTATCTTGACAAAGTAAACCGGAGAcgaagaaaaagaaaattacctTTCTTGTCAGTCTCAGTCTTTAACGGGCGGATGCAGGCTGCCGCTTCTGACGACTTCACGACGCCGACAAAAACAGCCTTTAAACTCCAGAAAAGGCTTCTTATTTTATCATAACCTACTGACCTGGATACCCTGAAACGCCACAGATACAGATATCCCTTAGTTAGACCAACACAGAGGCAGAATAGCTCAGCACCTGCCTAGTAACGCCGAGGTTGGTGAGTAGAGGAGGGAAGTGAGAAAGTACGAGAGAAAAGACGCAAGTAAAGCGCATCCGCTTGTCAGAGTGTGGAGGTGTGACTCAGTCTCAGTCTTTTGTTCGCCTCCCCCACAGCAGCTGTGCTATAAAATATGAGTGCTTTTTTCTGCTGTGCATTTGTGCCATTTTGTTTGCAACTTTACGCAGCGGCGCAGCGCACAGCTGGCGCAAATAAAAGGATTTAGGGGCTAGGTTGCGCATGCAGCCACACCGGTGATGTAGAGCTGTTGTGATGAACAGAGAAGCATCGACTGTGGGTTCTTAGGTTTTAATGACAGTTAATTGCATGGGTGTCGACAGCCAGTCACAATTGCTCTTGTGCTATTGCTGAATATTCACTGGACAATAAACAGATATCCTGATTGGTGAAATGTCTCAGTTGAGGTCCTGGGgtcactttttaaaactgcCTCAGAAAGGCTCAGGCTCATACTGTTAATGTCGCA from Lates calcarifer isolate ASB-BC8 linkage group LG5, TLL_Latcal_v3, whole genome shotgun sequence includes these protein-coding regions:
- the rhoh gene encoding rho-related GTP-binding protein RhoH, producing MNGLEEMSVKCVLVGDSAVGKTALLVRFTSETFPDTYKPTVFENTGVEVYMDGVQISLGLWDTAGNDNFRQIRPRSYQQADIVLICYSVANPNSLANVQHKWIAEVRENLPRVPVLVVATQTDLREAGAYRSICISAAEGRRVAHEIHAKGYLECSSLSNRGVQQVFEYAVRTAVNQARKQARRRIFSINQCKVF